The genomic DNA ACCTCCTTGATCGCCGAGGCCTTGGCCCGGGCGTCGGCAAAGTTGTGGACGAGCTCGGAGAGGAGGGCGGCGGCCTTGATGATCTGCTGGGACTGCTGCTCGAAGTAGTCGAAGAAGCGGACTTCCTTCGGGATCAGGTTGAACATGGAAGTCCCTCGAAGTGTATCACGGCTTGCGCAGGGGAAGCGGCGGGAGCCCGAGGACCTCGCGGCGCGCCGCGGCCCAGAGGGCGTCGAGCCCCTCGGTGAGCGCGGGGGCGTCCGCCGCGAGGCAGCGGACGATCGCGCCGCGACGGGGCAGCGCCGCGACGCCGCCGCTGAGCCCGCGGGCGCGCTCGAGGACGCGCCCCGCGGCGGCGGTGAAGGCCTCGACGCCGGCCTCGGCGACGACGACCAGCGTCGCGAAGTACGGATGCCCCTCGGCCGCGCCGAGCCCGGCGGCGCCGTCCCCGTCCCGGAGGACGAACCGGTCGTGGAAGACGAGGCCGCGGCGCTCGCGGACCGTCACGGCGCTCTCGAGGCGGCGGAACCTCCAGGCCTCGCCCCGCGCGACGCGGCCGGCGGCGAACGCGTCGAGCAGGAGCAGCGCCGCGCCGTCGTCCAGCTCGCAGTCGATGGCCTGACGGAACGCCGAGCCCGCGAACGGGATCGTGTGGTCGGGCACCCACTCGACAACGGCCGCGCGGCCGAGCCGCAGCGCGACCGTCTGCACCGCGGCCTCGGCGGGCGCCCGGTAGACGCGGCTCGCCGACGGCGTCGTGAGCAGGGCGTGGGCGCCGGGCCCGACGTCGGCCTCGATCGTCAGGCGGTCGCCGCCGACGAGCCCGCCCGTCGGGTTCAGGACCGAGACGACGCACGCGGGATCGTCGAGCGCGACCGGCGCCAGGACCTGGAGCGGCAGCGTGTACCGCACGCGCCGCAGGACCGTGGCGGCGCCGCGGCGCTCGAAGCCGAGCGCGAGCGCGCCGTCGCGGCCGACGCGCGCGGCGTCGGCGCTAGCGCGCGGCCGGCTCGAGGAGGAGCTCCCCGCGGATCCAGGAAAGGATCGCATCGACTCCCTCGCCCGTGCGCAGGTTGGTGAACACGAAGGGCTTGGCGCCCCGCATCCGCCGCGCGTCGCGCTCCATCACCGAGAGGTCGGCGCCGACGTGGGGCGCCAGATCGATCTTGTTGATCACGAGCATGTCCGAGCGCGTGATGCCGGGGCCGCCCTTGCGCGGGATCTTCTCGCCCTCGGCGACGTCGATCACGTAGATCGTCGCGTCCACGAGCTCGGGGCTGAACGTGGCGGCCAGATTATCGCCGCCGCTCTCGATCAAGAGCAGGTCGAGATCCGGGAACGCCTTCATCAGCTCGTGGACGGCTTCCAGGTTCACCGACGCGTCTTCCCGGATGGCCGTGTGCGGGCACCCGCCCGTCTCGACGCCCACGACGCGCGCGGCCGGCAAGACGCCCCGCCGGATCAGGAACTCGGCGTCCTCCTTCGTATAGATGTCGTTGGTGATCACGGCCATGTCCACGTGCGCGCGGAGGCGGAGGCAGAGGGCCTCGGCCAGCGCGGTCTTGCCGGAGCCGACGGGGCCGCCGATGCCGATCTTGAGGGGCCGCGGGATGCGAGCGTTCGCGCTCATGACCTGAACAGCCTCGCGTCGAGCGTCGCGTGGCGGATGCCCGCGAGCTCGAGCCCGGGGTTGAAGCTCCACATGTCCTCGACACGCGCCGCCGCCGCGGCGGCGGCGAGCCGCGCCACGTCGGGGCGCAGTCCGGCCAGCACCCGCTGCCCGTCCAGCTGGCCGAGGGCGATGAGCCGGAGCGCGGCGCCCACGAGGAGCGCCGCCGTCGAGTAGAGATAGGCCGCCGCGGCGCGCTCGGGGTCGACGCCCGAGCGGCCGAGGGCGGCGCCGAGCGCGACCGCGTGGTGCCCGGCCGCCAGGCCGTCCTCGACGAGGCGCGCGAGCTCGCCGAGCACCGGGTCCCCGCCCAGGCCCGCGGCGACACGGAGCGTCTGGCGGCCCATCTGTCGGCTCGCCGAGCGGTACTCGGGCACGCACTTCATCGCGTCGAGCCTCTCGTCGAGCGCGACGACGCCGGCGACGTCGCCCGCGGCGGCGCGGCGCGCGGCATGAGCCACGGCGACGGCGTCGCACGGCCCGGCGCTCCCCTCGAGGTGCGCGCGGACGAACGCCTCGAGCCCCGCGCGGTCCCTCACCCGCCCCTCCTGGGCGTATGTCTCGAGACCGAACGAGTGGGCGAAGCCGCCCGCGGGGAAGAGCCCGTCGGCGAACTGGAGCAGGGCCAGGAGGGCGCCGTCAGTGGTCATGACGATGCCCGGCGCCGACGGGGACGAACACGCGCTGCACGCGCTCGAAGGCGACGGCGAGCCGCCCGAGGAGCTGCTCCATCGCCGGGTCGTCGGGGATGAGCAGCCGCTCGCCGTCGAGCGCGAGCGTGAAGTGGCGGTTGCCGACCTCGAAGGCGATGCGGATCGCCTCGTCGCGCGAGCGCGGCGTCACCGCGAGCACCGGCTCGGGCGCCGCCTCGATGACGACGTACCAGCCGGGGCCGACGTGCAGGATCTCGCCGGGCGTGAGCGTGCTCCCGGTCGGGAGCGCGAGCGCGAGCGTGCGACCGGCCTGCGTCGTCACGCGGCGCCGCCCCCAGCGCCGCTCCTCGGCGGTCAGCACGAGCGCGTCGCGCTCGAGCCGCGAGAGGTCCGCGTCGTGCAGGTGAACGTGCGGGTGCGTGACGACGACCACCGGCTCCGCCATGTCAGAAGAGGAAGTATCGCTGCGCCATCGGCAGCACGCGCGCCGGCTCGCACGTGAGCCGCTCGCCGTCCGCGCGCACCTCGTAGGTCTCCGGGTCCACCTCGATACGCGGGAGCGCCCCGTTGTGGATCATGTCGCGCTTGCCGATCCGCCGGCAGTTCTGGACGGCGACGGCGCGGCGCGCGAGGCCGAGCCGCCCCGGCACGCCGGCGGCGAGCGCGGCGGCCGAGACGAACGTGAGGGCGGTCGCGCCACGCGCCCGGCCAAGGGCGCCGAACATCGGCCGGTAGAGGACCGGCTGTGGCGTCGGGATCGACGCGTTCGGGTCGCCCATCGCCGCCCAGGCGATCATCCCGCCCTTCACGACGAGCTCGGGCTTCACGCCGAAGAACGCCGGGCGCCAGAGAACGAGGTCGGCGAGCTTGCCGGCCTCGACGGAGCCGACGTGGGCCGCCATCCCGTGCGCGATCGCGGGATTGATCGTGTACTTGGCGACGTAGCGCTTGACGCGGAGGTTGTCGTCGCCGGGCCGCTCGCCCGGCAGCGGCCCGCGCTGGCGCTTCATCTTGTCGGCGGTCTGCCACGTGCGGATGATGACCTCGCCGATCCGTCCCATCGCCTGCGAGTCGGACGACATCATGCTGATCGCGCCGAGGTCGTGGAGCACATCCTCGGCCGCGATCGTCTCGGCGCGGATGCGCGACTCGGCGAAGGCGAGGTCCTCGGGGATCCTGGGGTTGAGGTGGTGGCAGACCATCAGCATGTCGAGGTGCTCGTCCATCGTGTTCACGGTGAACGGCATCGTCGGGTTCGTCGAGGACGGCAGGCAGTTGGGCTCCCCGCACACCCGAATGATGTCGGGCGCGTGGCCGCCGCCGGCGCCCTCCGTGTGGTAGGTGTGGATCGTCCGCCCCTTGAACGCGCGGATCGAGTCCTCGACGAAGCCCGCCTCGTTGAGCGTGTCGGTGTGGATCGCGACCTGCACGTCGTGCTCGTCGGCGACCGAGAGCGCCGTGTCGATCGCCGCGGGCGTCGTCCCCCAGTCCTCGTGGAGCTTGAGTCCGATCGCGCCCGCCGCGATCTGCTCGCGCAGCGGATCGGGCGTGGAGGCGTTCCCCTTGCCCAGGAAGCCGAGGTTCACCGGGAACGCCTCGGCGGCCTCGAGCATCCGGTGGAGGTTCCACTCGCCCGGCGTGCACGTCGTCGCGTTCGTGCCCGTCGCGGGGCCCGTGCCGCCGCCGACCATCGTGGTCAACCCCGCGCTGATGGCCTCCGTGACGAGCTGCGGGCAGATGAAGTGGATGTGCGTGTCGAGCCCGCCCGCGGTGACGATCTTGCCCTCGCCCGCGATCACCTCGGTGCCCGCGCCGATCACCATGCCGGGCGTCACGCCCGCCATGATGTCGGGGTTCCCCGCCTTGCCGACGCCCACGATGCGCCCCTCACGGACGCCGATGTCCGCCTTGACGATCCCCCAATGGTCCACGACGACCGCGTTGGTGATCACGACGTCGAGAACCCCGTCGGCGCGCGTCGCGCGCGCCGACTGCCCCATGCCGTCGCGGATCACCTTGCCGCCGCCGAACTTCGCCTCCTCGCCCGGCGTCGTGAGATCGCGCTCGATGCGGATCAGGAGCTCGGTGTCGGCGAGCCGCACCCGGTCGCCGGTCGTCGGACCGTAGAGGTCCGCGTACTGCCGCCGCGTCAGGCGCAGGGTCATCGCCGCCGCTCCCACTCGGCGAGCCGCGCGAGCGCGCGCTCGCGGTCGCCGCCCTCGGTGAGGCCGTTCAGGCCGAAGACCCGGCGCGCGCCGCCGAACTCGACGAGCGTCACGCGCTTCTCGTCACCGGGCTCGAAGCGGACCGCCGTGCCCGCGGGGACGTTCAGGCGCATGCCGAACGCCAGGGCGCGATCGAACCGGAGCGCACGATTCACCTCGAAGAAGTGGAAGTGCGAGCCGATCTGGATGGGCCGGTCGCCCGTGTTTGCCACGGTCAGCTCGACGGTCCTGCGCCCCACGTTGGCCACGACCTCGCCGCTCTCGAGCAGGTACTCGCCGGGAATCACGTCGTTCCTCCTTCCAGGAGCTTGTAGTAGAAAGCGCTCGGATCGAGCTCGCCGCCGACGCTCCGCGCGTACGCGGGCACGACGCCCGCCAGAGTGTAGCCCACGCCGGCGTAGAGCCGCTCGGCGTGGTCGCCGTGGCGCGTGTCGAGGACGAGCGTGGTGAGGCCCCGCCGGCGCGCCTCGTCCTCGAGGGCCAGCATGAGCGCGCGGCCGATCCCGCGCCGGCGGGCCCGCGTGTGCACGATGACCTTCATGGCCTCGGCGCGGTGCCGCCCGTTCGGCCGCGTGCAGAGATCGAGCTGCGCGGTGCCCACGAGCGCGCCGCCGGCGTCGCGCGCGACGACGAGCACGCGCGATCCAGCGCGGATCGCGGCGACGACCGTGCGCCAGTAGGCGTCGGCCTCGCCCGGCGCCATCGGAGGCAGGAACCCGATCGAGGCGCCGTTGTCCACCGCGTCCTCGAGGAGCTCGGCGAGCGCGCGCTGGTGCCGGACGGCGGCCTCGGCATCGAGGAGCTCGATCGTCAGGTCCATCGCGCTCAGCGGATCGGATGGTGGATCGTGACGAGCTTGGTGCCGTCGGGGAACGTGCCCTCGACCTGCACCTCGTCGATCATCTCGGGCACGCCCTCCATCACGTCGTCGCGCCGCAGGATCGAGGGGCCGGCCTCCATGAGCTCGGACACGGTGCGGCCGTCGCGGATCCCCTCGAGGATCTCGGCGGTGAGCAGCGCGAGCGCCTCGGGGTGGTTCAGCCGGAGCCCGCGGGCGCGGCGGCGGCGGGCCACCTCGGCCGCGGTGAAGATCAGCAGCTTCTCCTGCTCCCTGGGGGTGAGGTGCATCGCTGGACCTCCATTAACTGGGCACGGGCACCCGG from Candidatus Methylomirabilota bacterium includes the following:
- a CDS encoding urease accessory protein UreD, translating into MRSFPGSAGSSSSSRPRASADAARVGRDGALALGFERRGAATVLRRVRYTLPLQVLAPVALDDPACVVSVLNPTGGLVGGDRLTIEADVGPGAHALLTTPSASRVYRAPAEAAVQTVALRLGRAAVVEWVPDHTIPFAGSAFRQAIDCELDDGAALLLLDAFAAGRVARGEAWRFRRLESAVTVRERRGLVFHDRFVLRDGDGAAGLGAAEGHPYFATLVVVAEAGVEAFTAAAGRVLERARGLSGGVAALPRRGAIVRCLAADAPALTEGLDALWAAARREVLGLPPLPLRKP
- the ureG gene encoding urease accessory protein UreG, with translation MSANARIPRPLKIGIGGPVGSGKTALAEALCLRLRAHVDMAVITNDIYTKEDAEFLIRRGVLPAARVVGVETGGCPHTAIREDASVNLEAVHELMKAFPDLDLLLIESGGDNLAATFSPELVDATIYVIDVAEGEKIPRKGGPGITRSDMLVINKIDLAPHVGADLSVMERDARRMRGAKPFVFTNLRTGEGVDAILSWIRGELLLEPAAR
- a CDS encoding urease accessory UreF family protein, which translates into the protein MTTDGALLALLQFADGLFPAGGFAHSFGLETYAQEGRVRDRAGLEAFVRAHLEGSAGPCDAVAVAHAARRAAAGDVAGVVALDERLDAMKCVPEYRSASRQMGRQTLRVAAGLGGDPVLGELARLVEDGLAAGHHAVALGAALGRSGVDPERAAAAYLYSTAALLVGAALRLIALGQLDGQRVLAGLRPDVARLAAAAAAARVEDMWSFNPGLELAGIRHATLDARLFRS
- a CDS encoding urease accessory protein UreE, with the translated sequence MAEPVVVVTHPHVHLHDADLSRLERDALVLTAEERRWGRRRVTTQAGRTLALALPTGSTLTPGEILHVGPGWYVVIEAAPEPVLAVTPRSRDEAIRIAFEVGNRHFTLALDGERLLIPDDPAMEQLLGRLAVAFERVQRVFVPVGAGHRHDH
- the ureC gene encoding urease subunit alpha; its protein translation is MTLRLTRRQYADLYGPTTGDRVRLADTELLIRIERDLTTPGEEAKFGGGKVIRDGMGQSARATRADGVLDVVITNAVVVDHWGIVKADIGVREGRIVGVGKAGNPDIMAGVTPGMVIGAGTEVIAGEGKIVTAGGLDTHIHFICPQLVTEAISAGLTTMVGGGTGPATGTNATTCTPGEWNLHRMLEAAEAFPVNLGFLGKGNASTPDPLREQIAAGAIGLKLHEDWGTTPAAIDTALSVADEHDVQVAIHTDTLNEAGFVEDSIRAFKGRTIHTYHTEGAGGGHAPDIIRVCGEPNCLPSSTNPTMPFTVNTMDEHLDMLMVCHHLNPRIPEDLAFAESRIRAETIAAEDVLHDLGAISMMSSDSQAMGRIGEVIIRTWQTADKMKRQRGPLPGERPGDDNLRVKRYVAKYTINPAIAHGMAAHVGSVEAGKLADLVLWRPAFFGVKPELVVKGGMIAWAAMGDPNASIPTPQPVLYRPMFGALGRARGATALTFVSAAALAAGVPGRLGLARRAVAVQNCRRIGKRDMIHNGALPRIEVDPETYEVRADGERLTCEPARVLPMAQRYFLF
- the ureB gene encoding urease subunit beta, yielding MIPGEYLLESGEVVANVGRRTVELTVANTGDRPIQIGSHFHFFEVNRALRFDRALAFGMRLNVPAGTAVRFEPGDEKRVTLVEFGGARRVFGLNGLTEGGDRERALARLAEWERRR
- a CDS encoding GNAT family N-acetyltransferase, encoding MDLTIELLDAEAAVRHQRALAELLEDAVDNGASIGFLPPMAPGEADAYWRTVVAAIRAGSRVLVVARDAGGALVGTAQLDLCTRPNGRHRAEAMKVIVHTRARRRGIGRALMLALEDEARRRGLTTLVLDTRHGDHAERLYAGVGYTLAGVVPAYARSVGGELDPSAFYYKLLEGGTT
- a CDS encoding urease subunit gamma — encoded protein: MHLTPREQEKLLIFTAAEVARRRRARGLRLNHPEALALLTAEILEGIRDGRTVSELMEAGPSILRRDDVMEGVPEMIDEVQVEGTFPDGTKLVTIHHPIR